AGGCAAATAAATAACGCCTCATCGACATACATATCGGTAGGCTCCGATTCCACCCCCAAATAAGTAATGACGTCAACACCCGCTTCTTCCAATAATTGGCGACAGGCAGCAACATTGCCCAACTCGTTCATGACCGGATCGCTAATCAGGAGTGCGTGTTTTCCTTCTTGGCGGGCAATCTCTCCTACTTTTTTTAAACTGTCTTCGCCATAGACGACTTGTCGAGGGAAATGTATGGTGTGCATGGTGATCACCTTTCTCTTCATCAGACTTGCCCCTCAATTTATGCAATTTATATGCCGTTGCCAGAGCAAATGATATCGTGTTTATACAAGTGTAAAACCTTATAACACAAGATCATGGACATTTTTGTTTCGCATTAGCGTCTATACACTTATACAAGTATTCGTCTAATGTTTTACAGACTTGTGTCAGCGTTGTCACAGGACGTGCGGTTTTAGCCGGCTTCTTTATTCAGAGAGGATGAAAAACCTTTTGATGGAAGCTTCGTTTATTAGAAAGTATAATTATTAAGATTATATTATTAAAAAAATCACTTCTTTTTGATGAGAGGTCAAGTATTTCTAATATGTGGCACAAGGTTTGCATAAGGGAATGATGATATTGTTTTTATCAAGGAGGTTGACTGATGAACGTTCAAGATTTGATTGCACCACCACAGTATAATATTGCAGCTGCGGTGGAGAAATTCTCAGATGATCCTAGTCGAACGGCAATTCGTTGGAAGAATGAGAAGGGAAGCATTCGAGAGGTTTCTTATTCGGCGTTAGCTGCAAAAACAAATCAATACGCGCAAGTGTTGCGACGTTCGGGGCTTGAAAAAGGGGACAGAGTTTTAATTATTCTGCCTCGAATTCCTGAAGCTTACATCTCTTATCTTGCTTGCCTAAAGGCCGGTTTGGTGGCCATTCCATGCTCCGAAATGCTCCGGAAAAAAGATCTGGAATTTCGAATGGAACACTCCGGGGCTAGAGGAATTGTCGCTTATGATCAAACGATTGCCGAAGTCGATGCCATCGAGGGTGATTATGACGCGCTCGATCGAAGATTTATCATTGGACAAAAGGTTGATGGATGGTCCTCGATCGATGAACTCGCTGAGAAAGAAAGTGAACAGTATGAGGGTGAAAAAACATCTAGAGACGACATGGCCTTCCTTTCCTATACGTCCGGAACGACGGGAAATCCAAAAGGCGTCGCCCACACACATGGATGGGGCTATGCCCATGTAGAGACTGCCGCCAAAAATTGGCTGAATGTGAATGAAGGGGATCTCGTTTGGGCAACGGCTGCGCCTGGATGGCAGAAGTGGATTTGGAGTCCTTTCCTATCGACGATCAGTCTTGGAGCAACAGCATTTGTTTATCACGGAGGTTTTAATCCGGAAACCTATTTACAGTTATTAGAAAAAGAAAAAATTGAAGTATTATGCTGTACGCCGACCGAATATCGTTTGATGGTGAGTGTTGATGATCTTGGAAGTTATAACCTTTCAAATCTGAAAAGCGCGGTTTCCGCAGGCGAACCTCTCAATCGCCCCGTGATTGAAGCTTTTCAACAAACCTTTAACATTAATGTCCGGGATGGCTATGGCCAAACCGAGAACACATTACTCGTAAGCATCCAGGAAGGCATGGATATCAAACCGGGATCCATGGGTACTCCGACACCGGGTAATCAAGTCGAAGTGATTGATCAGAACGGGGATCCTTCCTCGACGGGAGAAGTTGGGGACATTGCTGTTCACAAAGATTCTCCGGCCCTTTTTAAGGAGTACTATCGTGACCCTGAACGAACGCAAGCAACTTATCGAGGCGACTGGTATTTAACCGGAGATCAAGCCTATCGGGATGAAGATGGTTACTTTTGGTTCGTCGGCAGAAGTGACGACATTATCATAAGCGCCGGATACACGATCGGGCCATTTGAAGTAGAAGATGCTTTAGTAAAACACGATGCTGTGAAAGAGTGTGCAGTAGTCGGAGTTCCTGATGAAATCAGGGGGACTGTTGTCAAAGCATATGTGGTTCTTCGTGATCCTAAAAACGTTGGAAATACGGAAGAACTCGTCAGCGAATTGCAGGATCATACTAAACGGTTAACCGCTCCGTATAAATATCCCAGAAAAATTGAGTTTATTGATGAACTTCCTAAAACGACCTCCGGAAAAATTAGGCGCATCACGCTCAGAAAAGAAGCGGAAGAAACAACCTGATAAATTGTTAAAGCTTTACTGTTGTTTTAAAATAAAAATATAAAGCGCTTACAATTCGTATAAAAGGTGAGGGGTCCGATGCAAATGATTTCAAATGATCACGTCAAGCAATGGATGAATCTACAGCCGGTAACATTGTCTAAGGAAGATACGGTACTGGAAACGCTTGTGCTTTTCTCGGAAATTGCAGACAAGGAATTGCCTGTCGTGGAAAATGGTCATTTGCTCGGGATCGTTACCTTGCAAGATTGTGTGGCGCATTTAGGTAACGAAACAGGAATGCTTTCTATCATGAAAACGGATTATCATGCTGTTAGCGATGACTTTTCATTAAATGATAAAAAGGCGGTAGATCAACCGCTCTACGTCCTTCATGAAAAAACCGGTGCCTTGGAAGGCGTGGTCGGACGCGCGGAGATGACCGCCTATTACGAGTATGTGCGAGAGAGGGAGAAAGACGCACAGCAAACGATAGAATGGTTGAAGCTAGGCTTTGACACGGCATACGAAGGAGTTACCATCGTCGATGACAAAGGGATTATACAGTTGTTTAATGAGTCATACAGCCGTTATGTCGGCGTGAGCAAAGAAGAAGCTTTGGGAAGGCCGGCAGCGGACGTTATCGAAAATTCACGCTTGCCGGTCGTGTTGAAAACAGGGGTCCCGGAACGAAGCCAGCCACACCGATTACAAGGGCAAGAATTGGTCGTCCACCGTTTGCCGATATGGAAAAATGGACGGGTCATTGGTGCAGTCGGAATTTTGGTTTATGAAGGTATCTCCGAGATCCAGCAAGTCCTTCAAAGAATGGAACATTTACAGACAACAGACAAACATGCTGAAAAGCAAGTGAACCAAGAAAAAACGCTCACCCGGGGGCCGACACATTTTGATGATATTATCGGTGAAAGCCCCGGAATTTCTAAAGTAAAAAGGATCGGAAGAAAAGCTTCTAAAGCAAAAGCAACGGTTTTAATAACGGGAGAATCAGGGGTTGGCAAGGAGCCGTTTGCCCGTGCCATTCATGCAGATGGAGACAGGAGCGATG
The Salicibibacter kimchii DNA segment above includes these coding regions:
- a CDS encoding sigma 54-interacting transcriptional regulator, with product MQMISNDHVKQWMNLQPVTLSKEDTVLETLVLFSEIADKELPVVENGHLLGIVTLQDCVAHLGNETGMLSIMKTDYHAVSDDFSLNDKKAVDQPLYVLHEKTGALEGVVGRAEMTAYYEYVREREKDAQQTIEWLKLGFDTAYEGVTIVDDKGIIQLFNESYSRYVGVSKEEALGRPAADVIENSRLPVVLKTGVPERSQPHRLQGQELVVHRLPIWKNGRVIGAVGILVYEGISEIQQVLQRMEHLQTTDKHAEKQVNQEKTLTRGPTHFDDIIGESPGISKVKRIGRKASKAKATVLITGESGVGKEPFARAIHADGDRSDGPFVAVNCAAIPESLLESELFGYMKGAFTGTRNDGKPGKIELANGGTLFLDEIGDMPLTTQSKILRVLQEKEVDRVGGTSPIPVDFRLIAATNKDLKKQMEEDKFREDLFYRLHVMPLHIPPLRERKQDIPLIIADQLPRLSEENETKEKTIDKEVLQSMFHYDWPGNVRELLNVLERMFHLCEGDHIRREDVPDDLKKQKRPAGTLSEWQERKQKQEQKFEQKQIEHVLEEVKGNKSEAAKRLGISRATLYNKLSRFS
- the mbcS gene encoding acyl-CoA synthetase MbcS; this translates as MNVQDLIAPPQYNIAAAVEKFSDDPSRTAIRWKNEKGSIREVSYSALAAKTNQYAQVLRRSGLEKGDRVLIILPRIPEAYISYLACLKAGLVAIPCSEMLRKKDLEFRMEHSGARGIVAYDQTIAEVDAIEGDYDALDRRFIIGQKVDGWSSIDELAEKESEQYEGEKTSRDDMAFLSYTSGTTGNPKGVAHTHGWGYAHVETAAKNWLNVNEGDLVWATAAPGWQKWIWSPFLSTISLGATAFVYHGGFNPETYLQLLEKEKIEVLCCTPTEYRLMVSVDDLGSYNLSNLKSAVSAGEPLNRPVIEAFQQTFNINVRDGYGQTENTLLVSIQEGMDIKPGSMGTPTPGNQVEVIDQNGDPSSTGEVGDIAVHKDSPALFKEYYRDPERTQATYRGDWYLTGDQAYRDEDGYFWFVGRSDDIIISAGYTIGPFEVEDALVKHDAVKECAVVGVPDEIRGTVVKAYVVLRDPKNVGNTEELVSELQDHTKRLTAPYKYPRKIEFIDELPKTTSGKIRRITLRKEAEETT